In Thermorudis peleae, a genomic segment contains:
- a CDS encoding trans-sulfuration enzyme family protein, producing the protein MADTTRTWLRFASRAVHAGERPTPRDFIPTTTPIYPSSTFIYDDLEKLDAALGGAEGVFAYARYGNPTVQALETAVAALEEQEAAIAVGSGMAAVNLVILANVEAGDQIVASHDLYGQTITLLKAVYHQLNVQTTFVDILDLAAVEQALVTGNGRVRLVLCEAISNPLLRVADIPALAELAHRYGVKLVVDSTFATPYLIRPGTLGAEYVLHSATKYLGGHGDVMAGVIATSADRRWELNEMNKAIGSLLGPFEAWLVLRGLKTLPLRMQRQCDNAAIVARWLAEHPRISRVYYPGLETHPSHVTARRLYPDGRYGAMVAFEIRDGTRERVFRFLRALRMIVPATTLGDVYTEVLYPIMASHRNVPPEQRQIMGITEGLVRLSVGIEDPEDIIADLEHALAAC; encoded by the coding sequence ATGGCCGACACAACGCGCACCTGGTTGCGCTTCGCAAGCCGCGCTGTCCATGCCGGCGAACGTCCGACTCCACGTGACTTCATTCCAACCACTACGCCGATCTATCCAAGCTCAACATTCATCTACGACGATCTCGAGAAGTTGGATGCAGCGCTCGGCGGGGCAGAAGGCGTCTTCGCCTATGCCCGGTACGGTAACCCGACCGTCCAGGCACTCGAGACAGCGGTAGCCGCGCTCGAAGAGCAAGAAGCGGCCATCGCCGTCGGTTCGGGCATGGCTGCTGTCAATCTTGTCATCCTCGCCAACGTTGAAGCTGGCGACCAGATCGTCGCGTCGCACGATCTCTACGGGCAGACCATCACCTTGCTCAAGGCTGTCTACCATCAGCTCAACGTCCAGACAACGTTTGTCGACATTCTCGACCTTGCAGCAGTCGAACAGGCGCTTGTAACCGGCAACGGGCGGGTACGACTTGTCCTCTGCGAGGCGATTTCGAACCCGCTCCTCCGTGTCGCCGACATTCCGGCCCTCGCAGAACTCGCACATCGCTACGGGGTCAAGCTCGTGGTTGATAGTACGTTCGCCACTCCGTACCTCATTCGCCCAGGCACGCTCGGGGCCGAGTACGTCCTGCACAGCGCCACCAAATACCTTGGCGGCCACGGCGACGTTATGGCCGGAGTTATCGCCACCAGTGCCGATCGCCGCTGGGAACTAAACGAGATGAACAAGGCCATCGGTAGCCTGCTCGGTCCGTTCGAAGCGTGGCTCGTTCTTCGCGGGCTAAAGACGTTGCCGCTACGCATGCAGCGTCAGTGTGACAATGCCGCGATCGTTGCACGCTGGCTTGCCGAGCATCCACGTATCAGCCGGGTCTACTACCCAGGGCTCGAGACACATCCGAGCCACGTAACCGCGCGGCGGCTCTACCCCGACGGCCGCTATGGCGCGATGGTCGCGTTCGAGATTCGCGATGGCACGCGCGAGCGGGTCTTCCGGTTCCTACGCGCCCTCCGCATGATCGTGCCCGCCACAACGCTCGGCGACGTGTACACCGAAGTCCTCTACCCGATCATGGCCTCACACCGCAACGTCCCGCCGGAGCAACGCCAGATCATGGGAATCACGGAAGGGCTCGTCCGGCTTTCGGTCGGTATTGAGGACCCGGAGGATATTATCGCCGACCTCGAACACGCCCTTGCCGCTTGTTAG
- a CDS encoding cysteine desulfurase, producing MGPSQTMLDVAKIRQDFPIFERRVRGDKPLVYLDSGATSQKPRQVIDALAQFYTTINANIHRGVYELSEAATLAYDEARAKVAAFIHAADPRECIFVRNTTEGINLVAYSWARANLQSGDVVVLSVMEHHSNIVPWQILAQERGIILRYLDIDDTGRLRLEQLDTWLERGNVKLVSLTHVSNVLGTITPVTTVVHKAHQAGALVLIDGAQAAPHLPIDVQAMDCDFYVFSGHKMLGPMGIGVLYAKRAILETMPPFLGGGDMIRTVTLEGSTWADPPAKFEAGTPSVADAVALGAAIDYLQHVGMTAIHQHERALLDYALARLDEIPGITLYGPRGDDRSGVVSFTLGTVHPHDIASILDVEVGVAIRAGHHCAQPLMHRLGVVATARASFYLYNTVEDIDRLVEGLLLVRHTFRVS from the coding sequence ATGGGCCCCTCGCAAACAATGCTTGACGTTGCCAAGATCCGCCAAGACTTTCCCATTTTCGAACGACGTGTCCGTGGCGACAAACCGCTTGTCTATCTCGACAGTGGGGCAACGTCACAAAAACCACGACAGGTCATTGATGCCCTGGCCCAGTTCTACACCACGATCAACGCGAATATTCATCGCGGCGTGTATGAGCTGAGCGAAGCGGCCACCCTGGCCTACGACGAAGCGCGGGCCAAGGTGGCCGCATTCATTCATGCCGCTGATCCGCGTGAATGTATCTTTGTCCGCAATACAACCGAGGGGATTAACCTGGTTGCTTATAGCTGGGCTCGAGCGAACCTTCAGTCAGGTGATGTCGTCGTCCTTAGCGTGATGGAGCATCACAGCAACATCGTTCCATGGCAAATCCTCGCCCAGGAACGTGGCATTATCCTCCGGTACCTCGACATTGACGACACCGGCCGGCTCCGGCTCGAGCAACTGGACACGTGGCTTGAGCGCGGCAATGTCAAACTGGTAAGTCTCACCCACGTTTCTAACGTCCTTGGTACTATCACACCTGTCACCACCGTGGTGCATAAGGCACACCAGGCTGGGGCACTGGTACTGATCGACGGTGCCCAGGCTGCGCCACACCTTCCGATTGACGTCCAGGCAATGGACTGTGACTTTTACGTCTTCTCCGGGCATAAAATGCTTGGTCCAATGGGCATCGGCGTGCTCTACGCTAAGCGAGCTATCCTGGAAACAATGCCACCATTTCTCGGTGGCGGCGACATGATCCGCACAGTGACCCTCGAAGGCTCAACCTGGGCTGATCCTCCCGCCAAGTTTGAAGCGGGAACGCCAAGCGTAGCTGATGCTGTTGCCCTCGGCGCTGCCATTGACTACTTACAGCACGTGGGGATGACAGCTATCCATCAACACGAGCGAGCCTTGCTCGACTACGCGCTTGCACGCCTTGATGAAATCCCTGGCATCACCCTCTACGGTCCGCGCGGCGACGATCGCAGTGGCGTTGTGAGCTTCACGCTCGGTACAGTCCATCCCCACGACATCGCGAGCATCCTCGACGTTGAAGTTGGTGTCGCTATTCGCGCAGGGCACCACTGTGCGCAGCCCTTGATGCACCGGCTTGGCGTCGTCGCGACGGCCCGCGCAAGCTTCTACCTTTACAACACTGTTGAAGATATCGATCGCCTGGTTGAAGGTCTTCTCCTGGTCCGGCATACATTCCGTGTTTCCTAA
- a CDS encoding iron-sulfur cluster assembly scaffold protein, whose protein sequence is MDRQEQIELLAERYRSPRYRKPNPQADVIMPGGNPGCGDVVTIYLTVADDGKSIADVTFEGEGCTISQAAADLLIEAVREEGWSLDDVLSADYHVMEELLGSETVQLRPRCATLALGTLKAAVTKFKRDRLREEAGLAAVEAENAQYGIVTGEAAHDATQHRTPH, encoded by the coding sequence ATGGACCGACAGGAACAGATTGAACTCTTGGCCGAGCGCTACCGCTCACCGCGCTATCGCAAGCCGAATCCGCAGGCGGACGTCATCATGCCAGGAGGCAACCCAGGGTGTGGTGATGTAGTGACAATTTACTTGACAGTGGCTGACGATGGTAAGTCGATTGCTGACGTGACGTTCGAAGGTGAGGGCTGCACGATCAGTCAGGCCGCGGCCGATTTACTCATCGAGGCTGTACGTGAAGAGGGCTGGTCGCTCGACGACGTGTTGTCAGCTGACTACCACGTGATGGAAGAACTGCTTGGCTCGGAAACCGTGCAGCTCCGTCCGCGTTGTGCCACGTTGGCGCTGGGGACGCTGAAGGCGGCGGTGACGAAGTTCAAGCGCGACCGCCTGCGGGAGGAAGCTGGTCTCGCTGCTGTTGAAGCCGAAAATGCCCAGTATGGCATCGTTACTGGCGAGGCAGCACACGATGCCACCCAGCACCGCACGCCACACTAA
- a CDS encoding aminotransferase class V-fold PLP-dependent enzyme, whose amino-acid sequence MTEKTTNVAAIRDAMPAVTRHVYLNTGTCGPLPRPVEETMRAIAEAELDDGRIVPERYLINSDLKRQAREEVAALLGCSPDNIALTRHTTDGINIGVLGINWQPGDEIITTDMEHPGGQAPLFTVARRYGVTIRTARLGDGGGDVVGAIARLITPRTRLIMLSHLTWNTGAILPVGAVTELAHQHGILVVVDGAQSAGSIPVNVTELGVDVYAIPGQKWLCGPEGTGAVYIADNALDILQLTVAGYSSLAMPHGIEPIGGYLLPKATAERFEVGGMNMPAIAGQAASIRWIRTTVGFPWAFERIQQLGDYAWQSLSELDGVHVITPRHCMAGLVCFTVDGCDPAALVQALWQEANVIVRFISHPYCIRLSAGFYNTEEDIDQLIDAIRRLRKHCSPSTAHA is encoded by the coding sequence ATGACTGAAAAGACAACGAATGTCGCAGCAATTCGCGACGCCATGCCAGCAGTAACACGGCACGTTTACCTCAACACGGGCACCTGTGGCCCATTGCCGCGGCCGGTGGAAGAGACAATGCGTGCCATCGCGGAAGCCGAACTGGACGATGGGCGTATCGTGCCAGAGCGTTACCTCATCAATAGTGACCTCAAGCGACAAGCCCGTGAGGAAGTTGCCGCACTCTTGGGTTGCTCTCCAGACAACATCGCCCTCACCCGCCACACAACTGACGGCATCAACATTGGCGTGCTCGGCATCAACTGGCAACCAGGAGACGAAATCATCACAACAGACATGGAGCACCCAGGTGGCCAAGCGCCACTGTTCACTGTCGCGCGACGCTATGGGGTCACAATTCGTACGGCAAGACTCGGCGACGGTGGCGGCGATGTTGTCGGCGCCATCGCACGGCTGATCACTCCACGCACACGCCTGATCATGCTTTCCCACCTGACGTGGAACACCGGCGCGATATTGCCCGTTGGTGCGGTTACCGAGCTTGCGCACCAGCATGGCATCCTGGTCGTCGTCGATGGCGCGCAGTCAGCCGGCTCTATCCCCGTCAATGTGACGGAGCTGGGCGTCGACGTCTATGCCATCCCGGGACAAAAGTGGCTGTGCGGTCCTGAAGGCACTGGAGCAGTCTACATCGCGGACAATGCGCTCGACATTCTGCAGCTCACCGTTGCCGGCTACAGTTCACTCGCTATGCCACATGGCATTGAACCAATCGGCGGTTATCTACTGCCGAAGGCAACTGCTGAGCGCTTCGAAGTCGGCGGCATGAACATGCCAGCGATTGCTGGCCAAGCAGCAAGCATCCGCTGGATTCGCACGACAGTGGGTTTTCCCTGGGCTTTTGAGCGGATTCAGCAACTCGGCGACTACGCGTGGCAGTCGCTGAGTGAACTCGACGGCGTTCACGTCATTACACCACGCCACTGCATGGCCGGCCTCGTCTGCTTCACTGTCGATGGCTGCGATCCAGCTGCGCTCGTGCAGGCGCTCTGGCAAGAAGCCAACGTCATTGTGCGCTTCATCAGCCATCCTTACTGCATCCGGCTCTCGGCGGGTTTCTACAACACCGAAGAGGATATTGACCAGCTCATCGATGCCATCCGTCGGCTTCGTAAGCACTGCTCGCCGAGCACAGCACACGCGTAG
- the sufC gene encoding Fe-S cluster assembly ATPase SufC, protein MTAESTPLFVIENLHAGIEGKEILRGVDLVINTGEIHAMMGPNGSGKSTLAYVIAGHPNYEVYEGRILYKGENLLELSPDERAKRGLFLAFQYPTAIPGVTMANFLRLAVNSVRKARFGEDKALSPREFRRLLRDKLAMLRMEEGFASRYLNEGFSGGEKKRAEIVQMAMLEPEFAILDETDSGLDIDALRIVADGVNTLFNPSMALLVITHYQRLLNYIRPHFVHVMLDGKIVASGGPELAEELEAKGYDWLKETYAEAAS, encoded by the coding sequence ATGACGGCAGAGTCAACACCGCTCTTTGTGATCGAAAACCTCCATGCAGGGATCGAGGGGAAAGAAATCCTGCGTGGGGTCGATTTAGTGATCAACACTGGCGAAATTCACGCGATGATGGGTCCCAACGGCTCAGGCAAGAGCACGTTGGCGTACGTGATTGCTGGTCACCCAAACTATGAAGTCTACGAAGGACGCATCCTGTATAAAGGCGAAAACCTGCTCGAGCTCTCGCCGGACGAACGGGCAAAGCGTGGGCTTTTCCTGGCCTTTCAGTATCCCACGGCGATCCCCGGCGTAACGATGGCCAACTTCCTGCGGCTTGCCGTGAACTCGGTGCGGAAAGCGCGATTCGGTGAGGACAAGGCGCTCTCGCCGCGCGAATTCCGCCGCCTGCTGCGTGACAAGCTCGCCATGCTCCGGATGGAAGAAGGATTTGCGTCCCGCTACCTCAACGAGGGGTTCTCCGGGGGCGAGAAGAAGCGCGCAGAAATTGTCCAGATGGCCATGCTCGAGCCGGAGTTCGCCATCCTCGATGAAACAGACTCTGGACTAGATATCGATGCACTGCGCATCGTCGCAGACGGCGTCAACACGCTGTTCAATCCGTCGATGGCGCTGCTGGTCATCACGCATTATCAGCGCCTCCTTAACTACATTCGCCCGCACTTCGTCCACGTGATGCTGGACGGCAAGATCGTTGCCTCAGGCGGTCCGGAGCTTGCCGAAGAGCTTGAGGCCAAGGGCTACGACTGGCTCAAAGAGACATACGCCGAGGCAGCTTCCTAA
- a CDS encoding metal-dependent hydrolase, with protein sequence MAVTVRYLGHAAFVIEADGKQVVIDPFLTGNPLAAAKPEELSPVAILVTHAHNDHVGDAVAISKRTKAPIIATFELGSYLASQGAEAIPANHGGTVKFDGGSAKLVPAWHTSTYGDTFAAPGVPAGFVVRFGGKVLYFAGDTCLFGDMALIGEEGLDLAVLPIGDHFTMGPADAVRAVKLLKPRVVIPCHYNTFPPIQQDPHAFKRDVEAQTEAVCVVLAPGEQYTLA encoded by the coding sequence ATGGCAGTAACGGTGCGATACCTCGGACATGCAGCGTTCGTGATCGAAGCAGACGGCAAACAGGTAGTAATCGATCCGTTCCTCACGGGTAATCCGCTCGCTGCCGCGAAACCTGAAGAGCTTTCTCCCGTCGCGATCCTCGTTACCCACGCTCATAACGACCATGTTGGGGATGCCGTCGCGATCTCGAAGCGCACGAAGGCACCAATTATTGCCACCTTCGAACTGGGAAGCTACCTTGCTTCGCAAGGAGCAGAAGCGATTCCCGCCAACCATGGCGGTACAGTGAAGTTCGATGGTGGCAGCGCCAAGCTCGTTCCAGCCTGGCACACCTCGACCTATGGCGATACCTTCGCCGCGCCAGGCGTCCCGGCTGGCTTCGTTGTACGCTTCGGCGGTAAGGTGCTCTATTTCGCTGGTGACACTTGCCTCTTTGGTGACATGGCATTGATCGGTGAAGAGGGACTCGACCTCGCCGTCTTGCCGATCGGCGACCATTTCACCATGGGGCCAGCCGACGCCGTTCGCGCGGTGAAACTGCTCAAGCCACGCGTTGTCATACCCTGCCACTACAACACGTTCCCGCCGATTCAGCAAGATCCGCACGCCTTCAAGCGCGACGTTGAAGCGCAAACCGAAGCTGTCTGCGTTGTGCTCGCTCCCGGCGAGCAGTACACGCTTGCCTAG
- the sufD gene encoding Fe-S cluster assembly protein SufD — protein sequence MSTVTAELTRGFSREAVEALSWQRQEPDWVRAKRLEAWALYEQIPMPSRTDEDWRRTDIRRLPIDTVKPYGALERRVASVDELPPALIEILGDEARRLGLVVQVDAAPAFATLDPALREQGVIFTDLGTAIAEVPELVQRFFMTEIVKPDTNKFTALHAAFWSGGTFLYVPKNVQVELPLRSFVWAETPNTGIFAHTLVIVEEGASVVLIDTWASPTVDEPLIASNVVELYVGEGAQVRYIQLQDWGRSVWNFTTQEGHVHQDAILNTLNVALGSRLSKAYIASDLVGPGATAELLGLYFADDNQHFDHQTRQWHISPYATSDLLYKGALKDRARTVFAGLIKVFPHAQRTDAYQANRNLVLSPTARADTMPKLEIGANDVRCTHGATVGQVEEEYIFYLMSRGINRTEAVKLIVDGFFDEVIERVPVPEVQETVRRAIDRKLGL from the coding sequence ATGAGCACAGTCACTGCCGAGTTAACTCGCGGCTTCTCGCGCGAGGCTGTTGAAGCACTCTCATGGCAACGGCAGGAGCCAGACTGGGTCCGCGCCAAGCGCCTCGAAGCCTGGGCGCTTTATGAACAGATCCCGATGCCAAGCCGCACCGATGAAGACTGGCGGCGCACCGATATCCGCCGACTACCGATCGATACTGTCAAGCCTTATGGGGCGCTCGAGCGTCGTGTCGCCAGCGTTGATGAGTTGCCACCAGCGCTGATCGAGATCCTGGGCGATGAAGCGCGGCGACTCGGCCTTGTCGTCCAAGTCGATGCTGCTCCAGCCTTTGCCACGCTTGACCCAGCGCTGCGTGAACAAGGTGTGATTTTCACAGACCTTGGGACAGCGATCGCGGAAGTTCCAGAACTCGTCCAGCGCTTCTTCATGACTGAGATCGTTAAGCCTGATACCAACAAATTCACTGCTCTACATGCGGCTTTTTGGAGCGGCGGCACGTTCTTGTATGTCCCCAAGAACGTTCAGGTTGAACTGCCGCTACGGAGCTTTGTCTGGGCAGAAACGCCGAACACTGGCATCTTTGCCCATACCCTCGTAATCGTCGAAGAAGGTGCCTCGGTCGTCTTGATCGATACCTGGGCATCACCGACCGTTGACGAGCCGCTGATCGCCTCCAATGTCGTCGAACTCTACGTCGGCGAAGGTGCCCAGGTCCGCTACATTCAGCTGCAGGACTGGGGGCGCTCGGTCTGGAACTTCACGACCCAGGAAGGGCACGTTCACCAGGACGCCATCCTCAATACGTTGAATGTTGCCCTTGGTTCTCGACTGAGCAAAGCCTACATCGCCAGTGATCTGGTTGGGCCTGGTGCAACAGCCGAGTTGCTCGGGCTCTACTTTGCTGACGACAACCAGCACTTCGACCACCAGACACGGCAATGGCACATCTCACCGTATGCGACAAGCGATTTGCTCTACAAGGGGGCACTTAAGGATCGCGCGCGCACCGTCTTCGCTGGGCTCATCAAGGTCTTCCCGCACGCGCAGCGGACGGATGCCTACCAGGCCAACCGCAACCTCGTGCTGTCGCCCACAGCGCGTGCTGACACCATGCCCAAACTGGAAATCGGCGCAAACGACGTCCGGTGCACACACGGGGCAACAGTGGGGCAAGTGGAAGAGGAATACATCTTCTATCTTATGAGCCGTGGTATCAACCGCACTGAAGCCGTTAAGCTGATTGTCGACGGCTTCTTCGACGAGGTTATCGAGCGCGTTCCGGTGCCCGAAGTACAAGAGACGGTCCGACGCGCGATCGATCGCAAGCTTGGACTCTAG
- a CDS encoding Fur family transcriptional regulator encodes MQNKRPFRMTPQRAAIYAEVQNAERHLTAGEIFERVRRKYPTIAYGTVYRTLHLLAEHGLIQEYTFGDQAALFDRRTDRHDHVQCAICGELLDVEVPIALLARQVAEEQTGYIIYDHQTVFTGICPSCQDKQAAGQERVKATTGNS; translated from the coding sequence ATGCAGAACAAGCGACCATTTCGCATGACCCCACAGCGAGCAGCAATCTACGCTGAGGTGCAGAATGCCGAACGGCACCTGACCGCTGGGGAGATTTTCGAGCGCGTTCGCCGCAAGTACCCGACAATCGCCTACGGCACGGTCTACCGCACGCTGCACTTACTCGCCGAGCACGGGCTGATCCAGGAGTACACGTTCGGCGATCAGGCAGCGCTCTTCGATCGACGAACTGACCGCCATGATCACGTGCAGTGTGCGATCTGCGGTGAACTGCTCGATGTTGAAGTGCCGATCGCGCTCTTAGCCCGGCAGGTAGCTGAAGAGCAGACGGGCTACATCATCTACGACCACCAGACGGTCTTCACTGGCATCTGCCCCAGTTGTCAGGATAAACAAGCGGCAGGACAGGAGCGTGTCAAGGCGACCACCGGGAACTCCTAG
- the sufB gene encoding Fe-S cluster assembly protein SufB produces MATRPEIELEQLGTEYKYGFRDPETYVFKARKGLDREVVEQISWIKGEPEWMRQFRLKALEYFEKRPLPTWGADLSELNFDEIVYYVRPTDKKSTSWDEVPETIRRTFDRLGIPEAERKFLAGVGAQYESEVVYHSLREELAKQGVIFVDMDTAVREYPDLVKQYFGTIVPPNDNKFAALNSAVWSGGSFVYVPENVRVEIPLQAYFRINSENMGQFERTLIIVEPGGYVHYVEGCTAPIYSSASLHSAVVEIIVKEGARCRYTTIQNWSKNVYNLVTKRAAAYRDATMEWVDGNLGSKVTMKYPAVWLMEPGARGEVLSVAFASDGQHQDAGGKMVHVAPYTSSQIISKSISKGTGRSSYRGLVKVHRGAHHVRANVVCDALLLDEQSRTDTYPYMEIEEEQVSIGHEATVSKVAEEQLFYLQSRGLTEAEAMSMIVNGFIEPITKELPLEYAVELNRLIQLEMEGSVG; encoded by the coding sequence ATGGCAACGAGACCGGAAATTGAACTCGAACAGCTTGGAACCGAATACAAGTACGGCTTCCGCGACCCCGAGACGTACGTGTTCAAGGCGCGGAAGGGCCTCGACCGTGAAGTCGTCGAGCAGATCTCATGGATAAAAGGCGAACCAGAGTGGATGCGGCAGTTCCGTCTCAAGGCACTCGAGTATTTCGAGAAGCGGCCGCTACCAACCTGGGGAGCAGATCTCAGCGAGCTGAACTTTGACGAAATCGTTTACTACGTGCGCCCAACTGACAAGAAGAGCACGTCGTGGGACGAGGTCCCGGAGACGATTCGTCGTACCTTTGACCGCTTGGGCATCCCTGAGGCCGAGCGGAAGTTCCTGGCTGGCGTCGGCGCGCAGTACGAATCCGAAGTAGTCTACCACTCACTGCGCGAGGAGCTGGCCAAGCAAGGGGTCATTTTCGTCGATATGGACACCGCCGTTCGCGAGTACCCCGACCTTGTCAAGCAGTACTTTGGCACGATTGTTCCACCGAACGATAACAAATTCGCCGCACTGAACTCGGCAGTCTGGTCGGGTGGCTCATTCGTGTATGTACCGGAGAACGTGCGGGTCGAGATTCCACTCCAGGCGTACTTCCGCATTAATTCAGAGAACATGGGCCAGTTTGAACGGACGCTGATTATCGTCGAGCCGGGCGGCTACGTCCATTACGTCGAAGGTTGCACCGCACCGATCTACAGCTCGGCCTCGTTGCACAGCGCAGTCGTCGAGATCATCGTCAAAGAAGGCGCGCGCTGCCGCTACACGACCATCCAGAACTGGTCGAAGAACGTCTACAACCTCGTGACGAAGCGAGCCGCCGCCTATCGCGACGCGACCATGGAGTGGGTCGATGGCAACCTCGGCTCGAAGGTCACGATGAAGTACCCGGCAGTCTGGCTCATGGAGCCGGGCGCGCGCGGTGAAGTGCTTTCCGTGGCCTTCGCCTCGGACGGCCAGCACCAAGACGCTGGCGGCAAGATGGTGCACGTCGCTCCGTATACCTCATCCCAGATCATCTCGAAGTCCATCTCCAAGGGAACAGGGCGATCGAGCTATCGCGGGCTGGTGAAGGTCCACCGCGGCGCGCACCACGTTCGCGCCAACGTCGTCTGCGACGCGCTCCTCCTCGATGAGCAGAGCCGAACTGACACCTATCCATATATGGAGATCGAGGAGGAACAGGTCTCGATCGGCCATGAGGCAACTGTGAGCAAGGTGGCCGAAGAGCAGCTCTTCTACCTACAGAGCCGCGGCCTAACTGAGGCTGAAGCCATGAGCATGATCGTGAACGGCTTCATCGAGCCGATCACGAAGGAACTTCCACTTGAGTATGCAGTCGAACTGAACCGACTGATCCAGCTTGAGATGGAAGGGTCAGTCGGCTGA
- a CDS encoding amidohydrolase → MAADLVLYNGQILTGHLGPAAHPTAVAILHGRIVAVGDDDTVRPWIGRHTEVLNLNGRTVTPGFNDAHCHPMAVGHALREVDARTPPLRTIDELVARIAERARSTPPGTWIIARGYDQARLAEGRHPSRTDLDRATTQHPVLLVRACGHIGVVNSQGLALAGITATTPDPPGGTIDRDVHGEPTGVVREAALEAVRRCIPEPTVEQIEEALISAGRLFLSHGVTSVAEAGIGNAREFTAYQHLAQSGQLPVRTTLMVRINDLFEPFAELGLRSGFGDHWLRIGPMKLFLDGSIGGRTARMSEPYLGTEDHYGLWTEDPAVLKQKIIRAHLAGYQCCAHAIGDAAIELLLDAYDEALALAPRPNHRHRIEHCSILRPDLLDRIARLNAIPIPGTTFLYDFQEAYTAALPRERLRYTYAMRTFFDRGIIAAASTDAPVCSTSALLGIQTMVTRQNAKGATLWPEECITVLEAVRAYTYNGAYATFEEHIKGTIEPGKLADLTILETDLLRVAPTDIAAIKVDYTIIEGRVAYERPGAA, encoded by the coding sequence ATGGCCGCTGATCTTGTTCTCTACAACGGCCAGATCTTAACTGGCCACCTTGGCCCTGCAGCCCATCCGACAGCGGTCGCCATCCTCCACGGGCGAATTGTAGCTGTCGGCGACGACGACACGGTTCGCCCATGGATTGGCCGTCATACCGAAGTGCTTAACCTCAATGGACGAACTGTTACCCCTGGCTTCAACGACGCGCACTGCCACCCAATGGCCGTTGGCCATGCCCTCAGGGAAGTTGACGCCCGAACTCCACCATTGCGCACCATTGACGAACTCGTCGCGCGTATCGCCGAACGGGCGCGCTCGACACCGCCCGGGACATGGATCATCGCTCGCGGCTACGACCAGGCCCGGCTTGCCGAGGGACGACACCCGAGCCGGACAGATCTTGACCGTGCCACTACCCAGCATCCAGTACTGCTCGTGCGTGCCTGTGGGCATATCGGTGTTGTCAACAGCCAGGGACTGGCCTTGGCCGGAATCACCGCGACAACGCCAGACCCACCAGGCGGCACCATCGACCGCGATGTACACGGCGAACCAACCGGCGTCGTGCGCGAGGCAGCCCTTGAGGCAGTACGGCGATGCATTCCTGAGCCAACAGTCGAGCAGATTGAGGAGGCGCTGATTAGTGCCGGCCGTCTGTTCCTCTCGCACGGCGTCACGAGTGTCGCCGAGGCCGGCATTGGCAATGCCCGCGAATTCACAGCCTACCAGCATCTTGCCCAATCAGGGCAACTACCAGTCCGCACGACACTTATGGTGCGCATCAACGACCTCTTCGAACCATTTGCCGAACTCGGGCTCCGCTCTGGCTTCGGCGACCACTGGTTACGCATTGGTCCGATGAAACTCTTTCTTGACGGGAGCATTGGCGGACGGACCGCGCGGATGTCAGAGCCATATCTAGGCACAGAAGACCACTATGGACTGTGGACCGAGGATCCGGCTGTCCTCAAACAGAAGATCATCCGCGCCCACCTCGCTGGCTATCAGTGCTGTGCACACGCGATCGGCGATGCAGCAATCGAGCTCCTGCTTGACGCCTATGACGAAGCACTTGCACTCGCCCCGCGCCCGAACCATCGTCACCGGATCGAGCATTGCAGCATCCTACGGCCAGACCTCCTCGATCGCATCGCCCGGTTGAACGCGATCCCAATTCCCGGCACGACGTTCTTATACGACTTTCAAGAAGCCTACACAGCAGCCTTGCCGCGCGAGCGCTTACGCTACACCTACGCCATGCGCACATTCTTCGATCGCGGCATCATCGCCGCGGCCAGCACCGATGCCCCAGTCTGCTCAACCAGCGCCCTCCTCGGTATTCAGACGATGGTGACACGCCAGAACGCCAAGGGAGCTACTCTTTGGCCAGAAGAATGTATTACGGTGCTGGAGGCCGTCCGCGCTTATACCTACAACGGTGCGTATGCCACATTTGAAGAGCATATCAAGGGCACGATCGAGCCGGGCAAACTCGCCGACCTGACGATCCTCGAGACAGACCTCCTGCGTGTCGCTCCAACTGATATCGCTGCCATCAAGGTCGACTACACCATCATCGAGGGACGTGTTGCCTACGAGCGCCCAGGAGCAGCATAA